From the genome of Hyperolius riggenbachi isolate aHypRig1 chromosome 9, aHypRig1.pri, whole genome shotgun sequence, one region includes:
- the NDUFS2 gene encoding NADH dehydrogenase [ubiquinone] iron-sulfur protein 2, mitochondrial, translating into MATLRALGKLRAPSALLAGRWQKVTQPVREKQWQPDIEYMKPIYGAFMFPAPGTEKWAPAPWHDKDPPAEKGVSTITLNFGPQHPAAHGVLRLVMDLSGESVKKCDPHIGLLHRGTEKLIEYKTYLQALPYFDRLDYVSMMCNEQCYSLAVEKLLNIQPPIRAQWIRVLFGEITRILNHIMAVACHALDVGAMTPFFWLFEEREKMFEFYERVSGARMHAAYVRPGGVHQDMPLGLMDDIYEFMKNFSIRLDELEEMLTNNRIWKNRTVDIGVISAEDALNYGFSGVMLRGSGIHWDLRKTQPYDVYDQVEFDVPIGSKGDCYDRYLCRVEEMRQSLRIVHQCLNKMPEGEIKVDDAKVSPPKRSEMKRSMESLIHHFKLYTEGYQVPPGATYTAIEAPKGEFGVYLVSDGSSRPYRCKIKAPGFAHLAGLDKMSEGHMLADVVAIIGTQDIVFGEVDR; encoded by the exons AGAGAAGCAATGGCAGCCAGATATCGAGTATATGAAACCAATCTATGGCGCCTTCATGTTCCCGGCTCCCGGGACAGAGAAGTGGGCGCCCGCCCCCTGGCATG ACAAGGACCCTCCTGCTGAAAAAGGTGTTTCCACAATAACTTTAAATTTTGGGCCCCAGCACCCGGCTGCCCATGGCGTGCTGCGATTGGTCATGGATCTGAGTGGTGAGTCTGTGAAGAAGTGCGACCCCCACATAGGACTCCTTCACCGTGGCACAGAGAAGCTTATCGAGTACAAGACCTACCTACAG GCCTTGCCGTACTTTGACCGCCTGGACTATGTCTCCATGATGTGCAATGAACAGTGCTACTCCCTGGCTGTAGAGAAACTGCTAAACATCCAGCCACCAATCCGGGCTCAGTGGATCAGAG TGCTGTTTGGAGAGATCACGCGTATCCTGAATCACATCATGGCGGTGGCCTGCCACGCTCTGGACGTCGGGGCCATGACACCCTTCTTCTGGCTGtttgaagagagagagaag ATGTTTGAATTTTATGAGCGCGTATCCGGAGCCAGAATGCACGCCGCCTATGTGCGCCCCGGAGGAGTACACCAG GACATGCCGCTGGGCCTCATGGATGACATCTACGAATTTATGAAAAATTTCTCTATCCGTCTGGATGAgctggaggag ATGCTAACTAACAACCGAATCTGGAAGAACAGGACGGTGGACATTGGTGTGATCTCAGCGGAGGATGCCCTTAACTACGGTTTTAG CGGAGTGATGCTTCGAGGTTCCGGAATCCACTGGGATTTGAGGAAGACGCAGCCCTATGATGTGTATGATCAGGTGGAGTTCGATGTTCCGATTGGTTCTAAGGGGGACTGTTATGACAG GTATCTGTGCCGCGTGGAGGAAATGCGTCAGTCTCTGAGAATCGTCCACCAATGCCTCAACAAGATGCCAGAAGGAGAGATCAAGGTGGACGATGCCAAAGTTTCTCCCCCAAAGAGGTCTGAGATGAAG CGCTCAATGGAGTCACTGATTCACCACTTCAAACTGTACACAGAGGGCTACCAGGTGCCCCCAGGAGCGACATACACCGCCATCGAGGCTCCCAAG GGAGAGTTCGGCGTGTACCTGGTGTCCGATGGGTCAAGCCGCCCCTACCGCTGCAAGATCAAGGCTCCAGGATTTGCCCATCTG GCCGGCTTGGACAAGATGTCAGAGGGTCACATGCTGGCTGATGTGGTCGCCATCATCG GAACTCAGGATATCGTCTTTGGGGAGGTGGATCGATAA